A single region of the Lotus japonicus ecotype B-129 chromosome 4, LjGifu_v1.2 genome encodes:
- the LOC130714106 gene encoding internal alternative NAD(P)H-ubiquinone oxidoreductase A1, mitochondrial-like, whose product MALARIARANVRRSGGAFGSNALEKDMFNERPYTTKCSLPSDLNIISDGNSSYVPRIKQQSYMKFSMRGIAGTPYHQFPNTVRVVEDSDSEMEDDHRRYAGLEATKPGEKPRVVVLGTGWAACRFLKGLDTKVYDVVCISPRNHMVFTPLLASTCVGTLEFRSVAEPVSRIQTALSKDPNSYFFLASCTGIDMDKHEVYCKAVNNGGLPREPYQFKVAYDKLVIAAGAEPLTFGIKGVEEHAFFLREVNHAQEIRKRLLLNLMLSENPGISEEEKKRLLHCVVIGGGPTGVEFSGELSDFIMKDVHERYTHVKDYIHVTLIEANEILSSFDVSLRQYATKHLTKSGVHLMRGIVKEVHPKKIVLSDGTEVPYGLLVWSTGVGPSEFVKSLNLPKSPGGRIGVDEWLRVPSVEDVFALGDCAGFLEATGKPVLPALAQVAERQGKFLVGLFNEIGKQNGGKAFSAKDIPLGDTFVYRHLGSMASVGRYKALVDLRQSKDAKGLSLAGFTSWLMWRSAYLTRVLSWRNRFYVAVNWATTLVFGRDNSRIG is encoded by the exons ATGGCATTGGCAAGGATTGCTAGAGCCAATGTAAGAAGATCAGGAGGTGCTTTTGGCAGTAATGCGCTTGAGAAGGACATGTTCAATGAAAGACCATATACCACCAAATGCTCCTTACCTTCCGATTTAAACATCATATCAGATGGAAATTCTTCATATGTTCCTAGAATTAAGCAACAGAGTTATATGAAATTTTCAATGAGGGGAATAGCAGGAACTCCTTACCATCAGTTTCCTAACACAGTGAGGGTTGTAGAGGATTCTGACTCAGAGATGGAAGATGATCACCGAAGATATGCAGGACTAGAGGCAACAAAGCCAGGTGAAAAGCCTAGGGTGGTGGTTCTTGGTACTGGTTGGGCTGCTTGTCGGTTTCTCAAAGGCTTAGACACCAAAGTTTATGATGTTGTGTGCATATCACCAAGGAATCATATGGTGTTCACTCCTTTGCTGGCTTCAACATGTGTTGGAACCTTGGAATTCCGGTCCGTTGCTGAGCCTGTCAGCAGAATACAGACTGCATTATCAAAGGACCCCAACTCATACTTCTTTCTAGCTTCGTGCACTGGAATTGACATGGACAAACATGAA GTCTACTGTAAGGCAGTTAACAATGGTGGATTGCCTCGAGAGCCTTACCAATTTAAAGTCGCATACGACAAGCTTGTGATTGCGGCTGGAGCTGAGCCTTTAACTTTTGGCATCAAGGGAGTAGAAGAACATGCTTTTTTTCTTCGCGAAGTGAATCATGCTCAGGAAATAAGGAAGAGGCTTCTCCTTAATCTGATGctttctgaaaatccag GCatatcagaagaagaaaagaaacgcCTTTTACACTGCGTAGTTATTGGAGGTGGCCCTACTGGAGTGGAATTCAGTGGTGAATTGAGTGATTTCATCATGAAAGATGTTCATGAGCGATACACTCATGTTAAAGATTACATTCACGTCACGCTCATTGAG GCAAATGAGATACTGTCATCCTTTGATGTTAGCCTTCGACAATATGCAACAAAGCACTTAACAAAG TCTGGGGTTCATCTTATGCGGGGAATTGTGAAGGAGGTGCATCCCAAGAAGATAGTTTTGAGTGATGGAACTGAAGTTCCTTATGGCCTATTGGTCTGGTCCACAGGGGTTGGTCCCTCTGAGTTTGTCAAATCACTAAATCTTCCCAAGTCTCCCGGTGGAAG AATCGGTGTTGATGAATGGCTGCGTGTTCCGTCGGTTGAAGATGTCTTTGCCCTTGGAGATTGTGCTGGTTTTCTTGAAGCAACTGGTAAACCTGTGCTTCCAGCTCTTGCTCAG GTTGCCGAAAGGCAGGGAAAATTTCTCGTGGGGTTGTTCAACGAAATTGGGAAACAGAATGGAGGCAAAGCCTTTTCTGCAAAAGACATTCCACTTGGAGACACTTTTGTGTATAGGCATCTTGGGAGCATGGCTTCAGTAGGTCGCTATAAAGCCCTGGTTGATCTACGACAGTCTAAG GATGCAAAGGGGTTGTCACTTGCTGGTTTTACCAGCTGGCTGATGTGGCGCTCTGCATATCTTACACGTGTTCTGAGCTGGAGGAACAGGTTTTACGTGGCAGTGAATTGGGCAACCACTTTAGTCTTCGGCAGAGACAACAGCAGGATAGGTTGA